In the Oncorhynchus gorbuscha isolate QuinsamMale2020 ecotype Even-year linkage group LG05, OgorEven_v1.0, whole genome shotgun sequence genome, one interval contains:
- the LOC124036239 gene encoding frizzled-10-B-like yields MHSFAKLTLVNVLLVCLSCGCSAISSVDPDRPGEGRCQQIVISLCKDIGYNMTRMPNLMGHEDQNEAAIKIHEFVPLIEFGCHTHLKFFLCSLYAPMCTEQVSTPIPACRVMCEQARQKCSPIMEQFNFHWPDSLDCSRLPNKNDPNNLCMEAPNNGSDESPKGSHTQPPDFRLQRPIKGQDLHVKDKESKETCSNPGKFHYVQKSESCAPKCYPKVDVYWSQGDKQFSLVWMAIWSILCFVSSSFTVLTFLIDPQRFKYPERPIIFLSMSYCVYSVGYLIRLFVGADNIACDRDSGVQYIIQEGLESTGCTIVFLILYYFGMASSLWWVILTLTWFLAAGKKWGHEAIEANSSYFHLAAWAIPAVKTITILVMRKVAGDELTGVCYVGSMDVKALTCFVLIPLSCYLIIGTSFLLSGFVALFHIRKVMKTEGENTDKLEKLMVRIGVFSVLYTVPATCVIACYFYERLNMDYWRSLAVEQKCVDSSRNNAESEECGMKSSIPAVEIFMVKIFMLLVVGITSGMWIWTSKTLQSWQNVFSRKLKKRTRRKPASVFTSSGPYIKPHPALKGHNTKYEPTRPPPTCV; encoded by the coding sequence ATGCATTCCTTTGCCAAACTGACCCTTGTCAATGTGCTGCTGGTCTGTCTGAGTTGTGGCTGCTCAGCTATTAGCTCCGTAGACCCAGACCGGCCAGGTGAGGGGAGATGTCAACAGATTGTCATCTCCCTGTGTAAGGACATTGGCTACAACATGACTAGGATGCCCAATCTGATGGGCCACGAGGACCAGAATGAGGCAGCCATCAAGATACATGAGTTTGTCCCTCTCATAGAGTTTGGATGCCACACTCACCTCAAGTTTTTTCTCTGTTCGCTGTATGCACCTATGTGCACAGAGCAGGTGTCCACCCCCATACCTGCCTGCAGAGTGATGTGTGAACAGGCCAGGCAAAAGTGCTCCCCTATCATGGAGCAGTTCAACTTCCACTGGCCTGACTCCCTGGACTGCTCCAGACTACCCAACAAAAATGACCCAAACAATCTATGCATGGAGGCCCCCAACAACGGCTCAGATGAGTCCCCAAAAGGCTCCCACACTCAGCCTCCTGACTTCAGGCTTCAGAGGCCCATAAAAGGCCAGGACCTGCATGTGAAGGACAAGGAGAGCAAGGAGACCTGTAGTAACCCAGGCAAGTTCCACTATGTACAGAAGAGTGAGTCCTGTGCTCCCAAGTGCTACCCCAAAGTGGATGTGTACTGGAGTCAGGGAGATAAGCAGTTCTCTCTGGTGTGGATGGCCATCTGGTCCATCCTTTGCTTCGTCTCCAGCTCATTCACTGTCCTCACCTTCCTTATCGACCCGCAGCGCTTCAAATACCCTGAGAGGCCCattatctttctctctatgtcCTACTGTGTTTACTCTGTGGGCTACCTGATCCGTCTGTTTGTGGGGGCAGACAACATCGCCTGTGACCGGGACAGTGGGGTCCAGTACATCATTCAGGAGGGTCTGGAAAGCACCGGCTGCACCATAGTCTTCCTCATCCTCTACTACTTTGGTATGGCCAGCTCCCTCTGGTGGGTCATCCTCACACTCACCTGGTTCCTGGCTGCAGGGAAGAAGTGGGGTCACGAGGCCATTGAGGCCAACAGCAGCTACTTCCACCTGGCAGCCTGGGCCATCCCGGCCGTCAAGACCATCACGATCCTGGTGATGAGGAAGGTGGCTGGGGACGAGCTGACAGGGGTGTGCTACGTGGGCAGCATGGACGTGAAAGCTCTCACATGCTTCGTGCTCATCCCACTCTCCTGCTACCTCATCATTGGCACCTCCTTCCTGCTGTCGGGCTTCGTGGCCCTGTTCCACATCCGCAAGGTCATGAAGACGGAGGGGGAGAACACGGATAAACTGGAGAAGCTGATGGTGCGGATCGGCGTGTTCTCAGTCCTCTACACTGTACCGGCCACCTGCGTTATCGCCTGCTACTTCTACGAGAGGCTCAACATGGACTACTGGAGGAGCCTGGCCGTGGAGCAGAAGTGTGTTGACAGCAGCAGGAACAATGCAGAGTCTGAGGAGTGTGGTATGAAGAGCTCCATCCCGGCCGTGGAGATCTTCATGGTTAAGATCTTCATGCTGTTAGTTGTGGGCATCACGAGTGGCATGTGGATATGGACCTCAAAGACACTGCAGTCGTGGCAGAATGTGTTTAGCAGGAAGTTGAAGAAGAGGACGAGGAGGAAGCCTGCCAGTGTGTTCACAAGCAGTGGGCCTTACATCAAGCCTCACCCAGCACTTAAAGGGCACAACACAA